One Rhodothermales bacterium genomic window carries:
- a CDS encoding ABC transporter substrate-binding protein has product MHPLRTYRLLGVAFAMLLLAGCGGDAGETGDGRTVIRFNLLLISAGQVDHFKWVEQEYERLHPDIDVVFEQFPGSSLKDFEIKLRLRFASGQAPDIFFINDRVVAEFARFGLLSPAPDFITAYADSMSLNPAIRDAPYFGGVSYGITSDIAPTVLYYNKDMFREAGLDPERPPRTWSELLDYADRLTVRSPDGAIQRAGFSLRKTGFKPGTAEKWLTFLFSAGGEAFDEAGTRALLNSPQGRKAIDFYDQVLFKRHIDAVTLEGDQQGFGQQRVAMFLREVHVVRWMQENYPDIDFGVAPIPAEEGSYSAGGTYIWSVSGDSPHQEEAWRLIDFMMSHEVYDRYAIVGGALPTIKSVAALPRYQDDPYLRTFLAQDLRVLKPFPRMQQALEIVGAYIERFCYGQIAANEVLPRMEEDLNALLAPNRP; this is encoded by the coding sequence ATGCATCCGCTCCGCACATATCGTCTTCTGGGCGTCGCTTTCGCGATGCTGCTGCTCGCCGGCTGCGGGGGCGATGCCGGCGAGACGGGCGATGGGCGGACCGTCATCCGGTTCAATCTGCTCCTCATCAGCGCCGGCCAGGTCGACCATTTCAAGTGGGTCGAGCAGGAATACGAACGCCTGCATCCCGATATCGACGTCGTCTTCGAGCAGTTTCCAGGCAGTTCGCTCAAGGACTTCGAGATCAAGCTTCGGCTGCGCTTCGCGAGCGGCCAGGCGCCCGACATCTTTTTCATCAACGACCGCGTCGTCGCCGAATTCGCGCGCTTCGGGTTGCTGTCGCCGGCGCCGGATTTTATCACCGCGTACGCGGATTCGATGAGCCTCAACCCGGCCATCCGCGATGCGCCGTATTTCGGCGGCGTGTCGTACGGCATCACGAGCGACATCGCGCCGACGGTGCTGTATTACAACAAGGACATGTTTCGCGAAGCCGGCCTCGACCCCGAGCGGCCTCCGCGGACGTGGTCCGAGTTGCTCGACTATGCCGACCGTCTCACGGTTCGGTCGCCCGACGGCGCCATCCAGCGCGCCGGCTTCTCGCTGCGCAAAACAGGCTTCAAGCCGGGGACGGCCGAAAAATGGCTGACCTTCCTGTTTTCGGCGGGAGGCGAGGCGTTCGACGAGGCCGGCACCAGGGCCCTGCTCAACAGTCCCCAGGGGCGCAAGGCCATCGATTTTTACGACCAGGTGCTGTTCAAGCGGCACATCGACGCGGTCACGCTGGAAGGCGACCAGCAGGGGTTCGGGCAGCAGCGGGTCGCCATGTTTTTGCGGGAAGTGCATGTGGTGCGATGGATGCAGGAAAACTATCCGGATATCGACTTCGGCGTCGCCCCGATTCCGGCAGAAGAAGGGTCGTACAGCGCCGGCGGGACGTATATCTGGAGCGTCAGCGGCGACAGCCCGCACCAGGAAGAGGCCTGGCGGCTGATCGATTTCATGATGAGCCACGAGGTGTACGACCGCTACGCGATCGTGGGTGGCGCGCTCCCGACCATCAAGTCGGTCGCCGCGCTGCCGCGTTACCAGGACGACCCGTATCTGCGGACCTTCCTCGCGCAGGATCTCCGCGTCCTCAAACCGTTTCCGCGCATGCAGCAGGCCCTCGAAATCGTCGGCGCCTACATCGAACGTTTCTGTTACGGGCAGATCGCCGCCAACGAGGTGCTGCCGCGGATGGAAGAAGACCTCAACGCGCTACTGGCGCCCAACCGCCCGTGA
- a CDS encoding phytanoyl-CoA dioxygenase family protein, producing MEYKNGPLSPEQLAQYERDGFLVVHGLLSDEEVDRFVAYEQEAKPAGWRQDLLHHKSDPEWHYLATHPNVAGGIAQIVGGRPMIVQTMYLEKKPAGDHEVGGSGVALHQDLHYLPCEPATLTACWLALGDTDAENGGLCVVPGSHKRGLYRTHKNQNADEHDAWEMDYPMRDRNGREWVEKMYSFEIEDIRPEEIVRLTVPKGGGVFFDGHTIHGSYGNRSKVRYRRAWAVHYLKEGSWMNRCDVQDVMPAL from the coding sequence ATGGAATACAAGAACGGGCCGCTCAGCCCGGAACAGCTGGCGCAGTACGAACGCGACGGCTTCCTCGTCGTGCACGGGTTGTTGTCCGATGAAGAGGTGGATCGTTTCGTCGCCTACGAGCAGGAAGCCAAGCCCGCCGGCTGGCGGCAGGACCTCCTGCATCACAAATCCGATCCCGAGTGGCACTACCTCGCCACCCACCCGAACGTGGCGGGCGGCATCGCGCAGATCGTCGGCGGCCGGCCGATGATCGTGCAGACGATGTACCTCGAGAAAAAACCCGCCGGCGACCACGAGGTGGGCGGCAGCGGCGTGGCGCTCCATCAGGACCTGCACTACCTGCCCTGCGAGCCGGCGACGCTGACGGCATGCTGGCTCGCCCTGGGCGACACCGACGCCGAAAACGGCGGCCTCTGCGTGGTGCCGGGCAGCCACAAGCGCGGTCTGTACCGGACGCACAAGAACCAGAATGCGGACGAGCACGACGCGTGGGAAATGGACTACCCGATGCGCGACCGGAACGGCCGTGAGTGGGTCGAGAAGATGTACTCCTTCGAGATCGAGGACATCCGGCCGGAGGAGATCGTTCGCCTGACGGTCCCGAAAGGCGGCGGCGTCTTTTTCGACGGCCACACGATCCACGGATCGTACGGCAACCGGTCGAAGGTCCGCTACCGCCGCGCGTGGGCCGTGCACTACCTGAAGGAAGGCAGCTGGATGAACCGCTGCGACGTCCAGGACGTCATGCCGGCGCTGTAA
- a CDS encoding cobalamin-independent methionine synthase II family protein: MIKTTVVGSYPIIDWLVAAPSQQALNDATSVVLKTQELAGLDVIADGELYRFDINHPETNGMIEYFVKPLEGIRSRVTRKDAEDFRKKQGMGFRTKPAAVVEGPLGEGMLNLVDDYRRVRRLTATPLKFTVTGPHMLSKTLLDHHYSDVPELAHALAGVIAAQIREIDAEIVQLDEANITGSPEEADWAASALNVMLDAVPNTPAVHMCFGNYGGQSIQKGHWQSLIGYINQLHTDHMVLEFAYRGEEELAYLNDVRPEIGLGIGVIDIKKTVVESPELVARRIEAAAKAVGVERIRYVHPDCGFWMLKRSIADAKMRALVKGRDLFEGKP; the protein is encoded by the coding sequence GTGATTAAAACAACCGTCGTAGGTAGCTACCCGATCATCGACTGGCTCGTGGCCGCGCCCAGCCAGCAGGCCCTCAACGACGCCACGAGCGTCGTCCTCAAAACCCAGGAACTCGCCGGCCTCGACGTCATCGCCGACGGCGAGCTGTACCGCTTCGACATCAACCATCCCGAAACGAACGGGATGATCGAGTACTTCGTGAAGCCGCTGGAAGGGATCCGGAGCCGGGTCACTCGCAAGGACGCCGAGGATTTTCGGAAGAAGCAGGGGATGGGCTTTCGCACGAAGCCAGCCGCCGTCGTCGAGGGGCCGCTCGGGGAGGGGATGCTCAATCTGGTGGACGACTACCGCCGCGTCCGCCGGCTCACCGCTACGCCGCTCAAGTTCACCGTCACCGGGCCGCACATGCTCAGCAAGACGCTGCTCGACCATCACTACAGCGACGTTCCGGAGCTGGCGCACGCCCTCGCAGGCGTGATCGCCGCGCAGATCCGCGAGATCGACGCCGAGATCGTGCAGCTCGACGAAGCCAACATCACGGGCTCACCCGAGGAGGCCGACTGGGCCGCCAGCGCGCTCAACGTCATGCTCGACGCCGTGCCGAACACGCCGGCGGTGCACATGTGCTTCGGCAACTACGGCGGGCAGTCGATCCAGAAGGGCCACTGGCAGTCGCTCATCGGCTACATCAATCAGTTGCACACCGACCACATGGTGCTCGAGTTCGCCTACCGCGGCGAGGAAGAGCTGGCCTATCTGAACGACGTCCGCCCTGAAATTGGCCTCGGCATCGGCGTGATCGACATCAAAAAAACCGTCGTCGAGTCGCCCGAACTCGTCGCCCGCCGGATCGAAGCCGCCGCGAAGGCCGTCGGCGTCGAACGCATCCGGTACGTCCACCCCGACTGCGGCTTCTGGATGCTCAAACGCTCCATTGCCGATGCGAAGATGCGCGCGCTGGTGAAGGGGAGAGATCTGTTTGAAGGCAAGCCGTAA
- a CDS encoding PorV/PorQ family protein, producing MNRIIKSFVLLMLAGLVAWPAMGQRKAGRSGAAFLEIGVGAREVALGSAASSMSQDANNIFWNPAGTALPADKSFSAAFSFTNWIAGLDYGAVAFGYGMQNAGTITLGVQFGGVSDIAANRQNGYTDPILQNLVTDTETGGTYNFQDLAVSVSYARYVIDRLSLGATFKVVNESIDGVNANAVAFDFGSVYSVGFSGWQIAARLSNLGTDMTFYNQENPLPLTFSIGTSIYPVNTENTRLMLAFDTIKPLDSQQLLFGGAELSFYDLLFLRGGYKFNYSGVDDGGAIGRDAINDTIEGASFGAGIQYAMGGYAIAIDYAYTQMDLLDSVSRLTLRINR from the coding sequence ATGAATAGGATCATAAAGAGCTTTGTCCTGCTTATGCTGGCCGGCCTCGTGGCCTGGCCGGCGATGGGGCAGCGAAAAGCGGGACGCAGCGGCGCAGCCTTTCTCGAGATCGGCGTCGGCGCACGCGAAGTCGCGCTGGGCTCCGCCGCCAGTTCGATGTCGCAGGACGCGAACAACATCTTCTGGAACCCCGCCGGCACGGCGCTCCCCGCCGACAAGTCGTTTAGCGCGGCCTTCTCGTTCACGAACTGGATCGCCGGCCTCGATTACGGCGCCGTCGCGTTCGGCTACGGGATGCAGAATGCCGGCACGATCACGCTGGGCGTCCAGTTCGGCGGCGTGTCCGACATCGCGGCCAACCGCCAGAACGGGTACACGGATCCGATCCTCCAGAACCTCGTGACCGACACCGAGACCGGTGGCACGTACAACTTCCAGGATCTGGCGGTGAGCGTGTCGTACGCCCGGTACGTCATCGACCGGCTCTCGCTCGGCGCGACGTTCAAGGTGGTCAACGAATCCATCGACGGCGTCAACGCCAACGCGGTGGCGTTCGACTTCGGGTCGGTGTACAGCGTCGGGTTTTCGGGATGGCAGATCGCGGCCCGGCTGAGCAACCTCGGGACGGACATGACCTTCTACAACCAGGAGAATCCGCTTCCGCTGACGTTCTCGATCGGCACCTCGATCTACCCGGTGAACACCGAGAACACGCGCCTCATGCTGGCCTTCGACACGATCAAACCGCTCGACTCCCAGCAGCTGCTCTTCGGCGGCGCGGAGCTGTCGTTCTACGATCTGCTCTTCCTTCGCGGCGGGTACAAGTTCAACTACAGCGGTGTGGATGACGGCGGCGCGATCGGTCGCGACGCCATCAACGACACGATCGAAGGGGCGTCCTTCGGCGCCGGCATCCAGTACGCCATGGGTGGCTACGCGATCGCGATCGACTACGCGTACACCCAGATGGACCTGCTGGATAGCGTGAGCCGGCTGACGCTGCGGATCAACCGCTGA
- a CDS encoding sugar ABC transporter permease translates to MPATPTVISRLRTGADRHAPALWLLPILLFFILFQYYPIVKSLAISFFDYGLLRRETPFVGLDNYIRQFQDLLFLSALRNTLVFVTAAVVIGVALALFFAILVERTGRWAKYYRTLFFIPVVVSLLATTMVWRWLYASNGLFNFILTYFGFSPQAWLLSESLALPSLIALTVWKNIGFDLVLFSAALQAIPDSYYEASSLDGASSWQDFLFITLPQLRPIVVLVCITAVIRSFQVFTTVLAMTQGGPLNATRTVVYHIYEQGIQYDEMGYASAAAVILLAIIGVLAYAQWRLGAEKA, encoded by the coding sequence ATGCCAGCCACGCCGACCGTCATATCTCGTCTGAGAACGGGCGCCGACCGCCATGCGCCGGCGTTGTGGCTGTTGCCGATCCTGCTGTTTTTTATCCTCTTCCAGTACTACCCGATCGTAAAAAGCCTCGCCATCAGCTTTTTCGACTACGGGCTGCTTCGCCGGGAGACGCCTTTTGTGGGGCTCGACAACTACATCCGCCAGTTTCAGGATCTCCTCTTCCTGTCGGCGCTCCGCAACACCCTCGTTTTTGTCACGGCCGCCGTGGTGATCGGCGTCGCGCTCGCGCTCTTTTTCGCCATCCTCGTGGAGCGAACGGGTCGATGGGCAAAATATTACCGGACGCTCTTTTTTATCCCCGTCGTCGTATCCCTCCTCGCCACCACCATGGTATGGCGTTGGTTGTACGCCTCGAACGGGCTCTTCAACTTCATCCTCACCTATTTCGGCTTCAGCCCGCAGGCCTGGCTGCTGAGCGAGTCGCTCGCCCTGCCGTCGCTGATCGCGCTGACGGTGTGGAAAAACATCGGCTTCGATCTCGTGCTGTTCTCGGCGGCGCTCCAGGCGATACCCGATTCGTACTACGAAGCATCGAGCCTGGACGGGGCGAGTTCGTGGCAGGATTTCCTGTTCATCACGCTGCCGCAGCTGCGTCCGATCGTGGTGCTGGTCTGCATCACCGCCGTGATCCGCTCGTTCCAGGTGTTCACTACCGTGCTCGCCATGACGCAGGGTGGACCGCTCAACGCGACGCGCACCGTCGTCTACCATATCTACGAACAGGGCATTCAGTACGACGAGATGGGGTATGCCTCGGCGGCGGCGGTCATCCTGCTGGCGATTATCGGGGTGCTGGCCTACGCCCAGTGGCGGCTCGGAGCAGAGAAGGCATGA
- a CDS encoding carbohydrate ABC transporter permease — MSDGKHIASGAIKRKTPLVDAIVHAVLILGSLAMVGPLIWMALTSLKTPANAEAFFNTPRELLAVLKNLWPDPLTWDGYRAVFTERPMLRYFLNSAIYTGMRLLPGLFFCSLAGFLFAKTSFRGKDWIFWSIIATMMIPFQIKMLTLYEMMVQFGWVDTYWAVAVVGLMEPFGIFLFRQTIASIPDDLLDAARIDGCGLFRSYVSVVLPLIRPTLAAYSIFLFMWSWSDFLWPLIVINSELLKPVEVGILGFSDINNPEFVKMMAASTVAVLPILIFFLFMQRQFIKGVTMSGLKG; from the coding sequence ATGAGCGACGGAAAACACATAGCCTCGGGCGCCATCAAGCGGAAAACCCCGCTGGTCGACGCGATTGTGCACGCCGTGCTCATTCTGGGCAGTCTGGCGATGGTGGGGCCGCTCATCTGGATGGCGCTGACCTCGCTCAAGACGCCGGCGAACGCCGAAGCGTTTTTCAACACGCCGCGCGAGCTGCTCGCCGTGCTCAAGAACCTCTGGCCCGACCCCCTGACGTGGGATGGCTACCGGGCCGTGTTCACCGAACGGCCGATGCTGCGCTATTTCCTCAACAGCGCCATTTACACCGGCATGCGCCTGTTGCCCGGCCTCTTCTTCTGCTCGCTCGCCGGCTTCCTGTTTGCCAAAACCTCGTTCCGGGGCAAGGACTGGATCTTCTGGAGCATCATCGCCACGATGATGATTCCCTTCCAGATCAAGATGCTGACGCTGTACGAGATGATGGTGCAGTTCGGCTGGGTGGATACGTACTGGGCCGTCGCCGTCGTGGGGCTGATGGAGCCCTTCGGGATCTTCCTGTTTCGCCAGACGATCGCCAGCATCCCGGACGACCTGCTGGATGCGGCCCGAATCGACGGGTGCGGGCTGTTCCGTTCGTACGTGAGCGTCGTCCTCCCGCTGATCCGGCCCACGCTCGCGGCCTACAGCATCTTCCTCTTCATGTGGTCGTGGAGCGACTTCCTGTGGCCGCTGATCGTGATCAACTCCGAGCTGCTCAAACCGGTGGAAGTCGGGATTCTCGGCTTCTCGGACATCAACAACCCCGAGTTCGTGAAGATGATGGCGGCGTCGACCGTGGCCGTGCTGCCGATCCTGATCTTCTTCCTGTTCATGCAACGCCAGTTTATCAAGGGCGTTACCATGAGCGGCCTCAAGGGCTGA
- a CDS encoding TonB-dependent receptor, with translation MRHRATPLAASLALVFLLALAAMPETVQAQTGRLAGVVTDAESGTPLPGVTVVIDGTTRGTTTDVDGRYVILNLSPATYSIRFSFVGYTTRVIDGILVTSGRTTSLDTELGTEVVEAGEVVVEAERPVVDANQTTSRAIVTSDEISRLPVSSLQDVISRTSNSYEGFIRGSRRYETKTILDGIDISDAFNPIAPNGTNTAYAGAVYSNTNKSTETNASLFSINPDAVSEVTVNTGAMDSRYAAASGGVVTVALSEGRGPIRGTASFRYTPQYNRPGPDSLDFYRDSGAYFAERQAKIDAASPSADLFTWQDGKYPISADPEVDARFSIGGSITDNWGFTASGQWFQTNGFQPNEFRKRLNGQIKTTYSLGENTRISALGMVEDNGLWGDWNNRSYLDFWRYYLEGVTQNDGGSYLGSIKVTQLLSEKSFLDVQVYNTYKRTRYGYVDDDGDGFTELGEDGDFIDFHDPANIQKYIGTGADHSKMFYENISDGFSDTQLFLPSGSRYKAAQPQPYSEDATQTNTGIKIDYANQVAKNHFIQIGSEYKMRTFEYDQVYGVDQTGAKLNGAAEPFIPQQWKRSPTELAFYASDRMEYAGLIVNLGFRVELVDRDMEKIADLFYPFQSDTVTVVSSIDPSLSSTLARNNFRREGKVPVDFLFIPSIGVSHPIGTNGAMYFSYARTQQLLPYTTLYQFYDGNHSNNRFFNYQDPEQDPITSNNYEVGVQWEFAEGWGADVNAYMRSIKNYSQTTLTATNRAPVVGDPVLVGSPHTYATSFGYADVRGIEVVLRRRPLRLAEDVTLGVTASYTFSAVEQAIIAGANTRDFIDADGTQTTLPFDDAVDYKNFPQNVRGGASTLTGGYDRTHRFVLRSVSALPYEISVGLTGSLESGFLYPREINADPRDRELLVGPTNYRLDLRLEKRFTFQNRYGVDVYVDITNLTNRDNIVAYETATINTRQEFEEFGRPGPRLITSDGTSLYGPARNVFFGARLRF, from the coding sequence CCCGCGGCACGACCACGGATGTCGATGGCCGCTACGTCATCCTCAACCTGTCGCCGGCGACCTATAGCATCCGCTTTTCGTTCGTCGGCTACACGACCCGCGTGATCGACGGCATCCTCGTCACCTCGGGTCGTACCACCTCGCTCGACACCGAACTCGGCACGGAGGTCGTCGAGGCCGGCGAAGTGGTCGTGGAAGCCGAACGCCCGGTGGTCGACGCGAACCAGACGACGTCGCGCGCCATCGTCACGAGCGACGAAATCTCCCGCTTGCCCGTTTCGTCGCTGCAGGACGTGATTTCGCGCACGTCCAACTCCTACGAAGGCTTCATCCGGGGCAGCCGGCGCTACGAGACCAAGACGATCCTCGACGGCATCGACATCTCCGACGCCTTCAACCCGATCGCGCCGAACGGCACCAATACGGCGTATGCCGGCGCGGTGTACAGCAATACGAACAAGTCGACGGAAACGAACGCGAGCCTGTTCTCCATCAACCCCGACGCCGTATCCGAAGTGACGGTCAACACCGGCGCGATGGATTCCCGCTATGCGGCGGCGTCCGGCGGCGTGGTCACCGTGGCGCTCAGCGAAGGCCGCGGCCCCATCCGGGGCACGGCGTCCTTCCGCTACACGCCCCAGTACAACCGTCCGGGGCCGGATTCGCTCGACTTCTACCGCGATTCGGGCGCCTATTTCGCCGAACGCCAGGCCAAGATCGACGCGGCTTCGCCCAGCGCCGACCTCTTTACGTGGCAGGACGGCAAGTACCCGATCTCGGCGGATCCAGAAGTGGACGCCCGATTCTCGATCGGCGGCTCGATCACCGACAACTGGGGCTTTACGGCGTCCGGCCAGTGGTTCCAGACCAACGGGTTCCAGCCGAATGAATTCCGGAAGCGCCTCAACGGCCAGATCAAGACCACCTATTCGCTGGGCGAAAACACGCGCATCAGCGCGCTCGGCATGGTGGAAGACAACGGCCTCTGGGGCGACTGGAATAACCGCAGCTACCTCGACTTCTGGCGCTATTACCTCGAAGGCGTTACGCAGAACGACGGCGGCAGCTACCTCGGGTCTATCAAGGTGACCCAGCTGCTTTCCGAGAAGTCGTTCCTCGACGTCCAGGTCTACAACACCTACAAGCGCACCCGGTACGGGTACGTGGACGACGACGGCGACGGCTTCACCGAACTCGGCGAAGACGGCGACTTCATCGACTTCCACGATCCGGCGAACATCCAGAAATACATCGGCACCGGGGCGGATCACTCGAAGATGTTCTACGAGAACATTTCCGACGGCTTCTCCGACACGCAGCTGTTCCTCCCGAGCGGCAGCCGCTACAAAGCCGCGCAGCCGCAGCCGTATTCGGAGGACGCCACCCAGACCAACACCGGCATCAAGATCGACTACGCTAATCAGGTCGCGAAGAACCACTTCATCCAGATCGGTTCGGAGTACAAGATGCGTACGTTCGAATACGACCAGGTGTACGGCGTCGACCAGACCGGTGCCAAGCTGAACGGGGCGGCGGAGCCGTTTATCCCGCAGCAGTGGAAACGGAGCCCGACCGAACTGGCCTTCTACGCGTCCGACCGCATGGAATATGCCGGCCTGATCGTGAACCTCGGCTTCCGCGTCGAACTCGTCGACCGCGACATGGAGAAGATCGCCGACCTGTTCTACCCGTTCCAGAGCGACACGGTGACGGTGGTGTCCTCCATCGACCCGTCGCTTTCGAGCACGCTCGCCCGGAATAATTTCCGGCGCGAGGGGAAGGTGCCGGTGGACTTCCTCTTCATCCCGTCGATCGGCGTTTCGCACCCGATCGGGACCAACGGCGCGATGTACTTCTCGTATGCGCGCACGCAGCAGCTGCTGCCGTACACGACGCTGTACCAGTTCTACGACGGCAACCACTCGAACAACCGGTTCTTCAACTACCAGGATCCGGAGCAGGACCCCATCACCTCGAACAACTACGAGGTGGGCGTCCAGTGGGAGTTTGCCGAAGGCTGGGGCGCGGACGTGAACGCGTACATGCGCAGCATCAAGAACTACAGCCAGACGACGCTGACGGCGACGAACCGCGCGCCGGTGGTCGGCGATCCGGTGCTGGTTGGCAGCCCGCACACGTATGCCACGAGCTTCGGCTACGCCGACGTGCGGGGCATCGAGGTGGTGCTTCGCCGGCGCCCGCTGCGCCTGGCGGAGGACGTCACGCTCGGCGTGACGGCGTCCTACACGTTCTCGGCGGTGGAGCAGGCGATCATCGCCGGCGCCAACACGCGCGACTTCATCGACGCCGACGGCACGCAGACCACGCTGCCGTTTGACGATGCGGTGGACTACAAGAACTTCCCGCAGAACGTCCGCGGCGGCGCCTCGACCCTGACGGGCGGCTACGACCGCACCCACCGTTTCGTGCTGCGCTCGGTCTCCGCGCTGCCGTACGAGATCTCGGTCGGCCTCACGGGCAGCCTCGAAAGCGGCTTCCTGTACCCGCGCGAGATCAACGCCGACCCGCGCGACCGCGAACTGCTCGTCGGCCCGACGAACTACCGGCTCGACCTGCGTCTCGAAAAACGATTTACGTTCCAGAACCGGTACGGGGTCGACGTCTATGTCGACATCACGAACCTCACCAACCGCGACAACATCGTGGCCTACGAAACGGCGACGATCAACACGCGGCAGGAATTCGAGGAGTTCGGCCGTCCCGGCCCGCGCCTGATCACGAGCGACGGTACGTCGCTCTACGGCCCGGCCCGCAACGTTTTCTTTGGTGCGCGCCTGCGCTTCTAG
- a CDS encoding phytanoyl-CoA dioxygenase family protein, which translates to MQALFSGPYPVSDEKVAFFRENGYVQFDDVLSMDEVEYLRGGLAKAVQERKTLARDLAGATPTGEKEKILQMLNLWELYPEVKAYVFGERVAGIAQRLSGSSSLRLYHDQALVKEPGPSAPSPWHQDQPYWPSKEGGMFSCWMALDDVTIERGCMQFIAGSHRWGEFEPISFGPDGKALFDLLSAEQRALWKPVPVEMKAGSCTFHHGLTFHYANANTTQQTRRAFVTIYIPEGITYAADEKMGNPFDGTITSRKGEPLRGTRFPVLIGDE; encoded by the coding sequence ATGCAAGCGCTATTTTCAGGCCCATACCCCGTCTCCGACGAGAAGGTGGCCTTTTTTCGGGAAAACGGGTACGTCCAGTTCGATGACGTGCTCTCGATGGACGAAGTGGAATACCTCCGCGGCGGACTGGCGAAGGCCGTGCAGGAGCGAAAAACGTTGGCGCGTGACCTGGCCGGCGCCACTCCCACCGGCGAGAAGGAAAAGATCCTCCAGATGCTCAACCTGTGGGAGCTGTACCCCGAGGTGAAGGCGTATGTGTTTGGCGAGCGAGTAGCCGGCATCGCGCAGCGGCTGTCGGGCAGTTCGTCGCTGCGCCTGTACCACGATCAGGCGCTGGTGAAGGAGCCGGGGCCGAGCGCTCCTTCGCCGTGGCACCAGGACCAGCCTTATTGGCCGTCGAAGGAGGGCGGCATGTTTTCGTGCTGGATGGCGCTGGACGACGTGACGATCGAACGCGGCTGCATGCAGTTCATCGCCGGATCGCACCGGTGGGGCGAGTTCGAACCGATCTCGTTCGGGCCGGACGGCAAGGCCCTGTTCGATCTCCTCAGCGCCGAGCAGCGCGCGCTGTGGAAGCCGGTCCCCGTGGAGATGAAGGCCGGCAGCTGCACGTTCCACCACGGCCTCACCTTCCATTACGCGAACGCCAACACCACCCAGCAGACGCGACGCGCGTTCGTGACCATCTACATCCCGGAAGGCATCACCTACGCGGCCGATGAAAAGATGGGCAACCCGTTCGACGGCACGATCACCAGCCGAAAGGGCGAACCGCTCCGCGGGACGCGCTTCCCGGTGCTGATCGGGGATGAATAG